A stretch of the Spirochaetales bacterium genome encodes the following:
- a CDS encoding TetR/AcrR family transcriptional regulator: protein MGKDMDIKEQIIESARKIFSRYGFRKTTIDEIANAIHKGKSSIYHYFGSKEEIFKGVIKKEYEYLKKKVDEALRNQESPKEKLRAYVLTRLKVLSQLSNFYAALKNDYFECLGLIEAIRIRYVEEEIDTFENILKEGVDRGIFNVKNIKVTAHAIIIALKGLEYAWAMEEDQQELEKNVNNMLDMFFYGIVKQ from the coding sequence GTGGGAAAAGACATGGATATAAAGGAACAAATAATCGAATCCGCAAGGAAAATATTCTCCCGATACGGATTCAGAAAAACGACGATCGATGAAATAGCCAATGCCATTCATAAAGGAAAAAGTTCGATTTATCATTATTTCGGAAGCAAAGAGGAAATTTTCAAAGGCGTCATAAAAAAGGAATATGAATATTTAAAGAAAAAAGTCGATGAGGCGCTAAGGAACCAGGAATCGCCCAAAGAAAAGCTGCGGGCGTATGTTCTTACCCGATTAAAGGTGCTGTCACAATTATCGAATTTCTATGCGGCTTTGAAAAACGATTATTTCGAGTGTCTGGGGTTGATCGAAGCGATACGAATCCGGTATGTGGAGGAAGAGATCGATACATTCGAGAACATCCTCAAGGAGGGCGTCGACCGTGGGATCTTCAATGTAAAGAATATAAAAGTGACGGCGCACGCGATCATTATCGCGCTGAAAGGCCTGGAATACGCCTGGGCCATGGAGGAGGATCAGCAGGAACTGGAGAAAAACGTGAACAATATGCTGGATATGTTTTTTTACGGGATCGTAAAGCAATGA
- a CDS encoding calcium/sodium antiporter yields METLMGLEIPPHLWFVIFPVSLFVLIKGSDRFTGAAEKIGLMAGIPQFIVGVVIVGIGTSLPELISSVVAVLEGSSEIVAGNVIGSNVANIFLILGIGAIVGKKLVIKYDLINVDLPLFVGSALLVSFVMWDARISFFDAVLLSGGLFIFMFYMIESGRKPQAEEEKEVKPPFSIRPFLVILASAFIIFIGAKLTVDSVVNIASFFGVGNDIVAVSAVALGTSLPELGVTVSAVGKNNAEMVVGNILGSNIFNSFAVPGITGIVSIAAPGAQEGLIVTPSIITTGIPAMVIASLLFLVTTQDKQVSRWEGMMFVLFYIYFLCKVINIL; encoded by the coding sequence ATGGAAACACTCATGGGTCTGGAAATTCCCCCTCATCTCTGGTTCGTCATCTTTCCGGTGAGTCTTTTCGTCCTCATCAAGGGCTCCGACCGGTTCACCGGTGCAGCCGAAAAAATAGGACTCATGGCGGGAATTCCCCAGTTTATCGTGGGTGTCGTCATCGTCGGCATCGGAACCTCCCTCCCCGAACTCATATCGTCCGTGGTCGCGGTCCTGGAAGGCTCGTCGGAAATCGTGGCGGGAAACGTCATCGGCTCGAATGTCGCGAATATCTTTTTGATCCTCGGAATCGGCGCAATCGTCGGGAAAAAACTCGTTATCAAATACGATCTTATCAACGTCGATCTCCCCCTGTTCGTGGGATCGGCGTTACTGGTCTCGTTTGTCATGTGGGACGCGCGCATTTCCTTTTTCGATGCGGTGCTTCTTTCAGGCGGACTTTTCATCTTCATGTTCTATATGATTGAATCCGGCCGCAAACCGCAGGCGGAGGAAGAAAAAGAGGTAAAACCCCCCTTCTCCATCCGCCCGTTTCTCGTCATTCTCGCAAGCGCCTTCATTATCTTTATCGGCGCGAAACTCACCGTCGATTCGGTCGTCAATATCGCCTCTTTCTTCGGTGTCGGAAACGATATCGTCGCGGTCAGTGCCGTCGCTTTGGGAACATCATTACCGGAATTGGGGGTAACCGTCAGCGCGGTCGGGAAAAACAATGCGGAGATGGTCGTGGGGAATATCCTGGGCTCGAACATATTCAATTCATTCGCCGTGCCCGGTATAACCGGTATTGTTTCGATCGCCGCGCCCGGGGCTCAGGAAGGACTCATCGTCACACCATCGATCATTACCACCGGTATCCCCGCGATGGTGATCGCCTCGCTTCTCTTCCTCGTCACGACTCAGGATAAACAGGTCAGCAGGTGGGAGGGTATGATGTTCGTTCTGTTTTATATATACTTTCTCTGTAAAGTGATCAACATATTATAG
- a CDS encoding cyclic nucleotide-binding domain-containing protein, whose protein sequence is MKKTKKSVMKSLARLRGTVTSLPRGGYLLDSPAGYIQFGAPPETIKDTMALPESVPQIFVLPYSLFNWDKGISLAELEFPIYYNFFLKKKKTRIVCRKSQGKRLLKVLQEAIFGPKDLDLSPDFHPAAKEPRIPDLRAEMEYYRNFSFNDLLSLEYFMDNRHTIGNLTVKIDKNNDFAVYDGKMKIAFVPRNFEYTPRFNIGQRLPEPYSPPLFGITCLGPSHGFDPTENTSGFIIWLNHTGIMVDPPVNSTEWLEDSNVNPKLIDGIILTHCHADHDAGTFQKILEEGRITIYTTTTIMKSFLRKYAALSDESEEYLKKLFTFHPVYIGEPVFIHGGEFRMFYTLHSIPAMGFTINFQGQSFVYSSDHQNDPAIHKKLIDEGIITESRYRELQDFPWDSKHIFHESGIPPLHTPVSFLNSLPRRIQEKTVVYHIAKKDFPEKTCLSLAAFGIEHTIHMHTSTPKFEKTYQILNILRHLDFFQSFPLDKVQEFIMFVKEEKFKKGKYIIRKGTKGDKFYIIASGNVAVAYDGYRAKKIYGIYEYFGEVALLTEQTRAVDIIAETDVVVYTIEKDHFLSFISGTEFEETLKHLIKNRDRESWDLLSTSTTFQRLTNYQKTWLESVLNPVRCEKSGILIRENTPFDNIYIIRKGEVSVSRGGGAVAVLKRGDIVGAITKPDKKTSSHYTFSYKNGVSLYAIKRKDYETFIRRNPGLAMKLAYRFEK, encoded by the coding sequence ATGAAAAAAACAAAGAAATCCGTCATGAAATCACTCGCGCGATTGAGGGGGACAGTCACTTCCCTCCCGCGGGGCGGGTACCTCCTCGATTCACCGGCCGGCTATATTCAGTTCGGCGCACCGCCTGAAACAATAAAAGACACGATGGCGCTGCCCGAATCCGTCCCGCAGATTTTTGTGCTGCCGTATTCGCTTTTCAACTGGGACAAAGGGATCAGCCTTGCCGAACTCGAGTTCCCAATTTACTACAACTTCTTTCTCAAAAAGAAAAAAACCCGCATCGTCTGCAGGAAGTCCCAGGGGAAACGGCTGTTGAAGGTGCTGCAGGAGGCGATATTCGGTCCGAAAGATCTCGATCTCTCTCCGGATTTTCATCCCGCCGCAAAGGAACCACGCATCCCCGATTTGAGGGCGGAGATGGAGTATTACAGGAACTTTTCGTTCAACGACCTCCTCTCACTCGAGTATTTCATGGACAACAGGCATACCATCGGCAATCTGACCGTTAAAATCGATAAAAACAATGATTTCGCAGTCTATGACGGGAAAATGAAAATCGCCTTCGTTCCGCGTAATTTCGAATACACGCCACGGTTCAATATCGGGCAGCGCCTTCCGGAGCCATACTCCCCGCCACTGTTCGGCATCACCTGTCTTGGACCGAGCCACGGTTTCGATCCGACGGAGAATACATCTGGATTTATCATATGGCTGAATCACACCGGGATCATGGTCGATCCGCCGGTCAACTCCACCGAATGGCTCGAGGATTCGAATGTCAATCCAAAACTTATCGACGGCATCATCCTCACCCACTGCCACGCGGACCACGACGCGGGAACATTCCAGAAAATACTCGAAGAGGGACGGATAACGATTTATACGACGACCACGATCATGAAAAGTTTTCTCCGAAAATATGCCGCACTCTCCGACGAATCGGAGGAATATCTGAAAAAACTGTTTACCTTCCATCCGGTCTATATCGGGGAACCGGTATTTATCCACGGCGGCGAGTTCCGGATGTTCTATACCCTGCATTCCATCCCTGCAATGGGGTTCACCATCAATTTCCAGGGCCAGAGCTTCGTCTATTCGTCCGATCATCAGAACGACCCCGCCATACATAAAAAACTCATCGATGAAGGGATTATCACGGAATCCCGATACCGGGAATTGCAGGACTTTCCCTGGGATTCGAAGCATATTTTTCATGAATCCGGGATACCCCCGCTCCATACACCCGTCTCTTTCCTGAACTCGCTTCCACGCCGTATCCAGGAGAAAACCGTCGTCTATCATATTGCGAAAAAGGATTTCCCGGAAAAAACTTGCCTTTCGCTTGCCGCATTCGGCATCGAACATACGATCCACATGCATACCAGTACCCCGAAATTCGAGAAAACCTATCAGATACTCAATATCCTCAGGCATCTCGATTTTTTCCAGTCCTTTCCCCTCGATAAAGTCCAGGAGTTCATCATGTTCGTGAAAGAGGAGAAGTTCAAAAAGGGAAAATACATCATCAGAAAAGGGACAAAGGGGGACAAATTCTACATTATCGCATCCGGGAATGTCGCCGTCGCCTATGACGGATACAGGGCAAAAAAGATTTACGGTATCTATGAATACTTCGGCGAAGTCGCCCTGCTGACGGAGCAGACGCGGGCCGTGGACATTATCGCGGAGACCGATGTCGTGGTCTATACGATCGAAAAGGATCATTTCCTGAGTTTTATCTCCGGTACCGAATTCGAGGAAACACTGAAACACCTGATCAAAAACCGCGACCGTGAATCGTGGGATCTTCTTTCGACCAGCACCACCTTCCAGCGGCTTACGAACTACCAGAAGACCTGGCTCGAGTCGGTTCTCAATCCTGTCCGCTGCGAGAAATCGGGTATCCTGATACGGGAAAACACCCCCTTCGATAACATCTATATCATCAGAAAAGGCGAGGTTTCAGTCAGCAGGGGGGGTGGCGCGGTCGCCGTCCTCAAACGGGGGGATATCGTCGGCGCAATCACAAAACCGGACAAAAAAACGTCCTCTCATTACACCTTTTCATATAAAAACGGGGTCTCCCTGTATGCGATAAAAAGAAAGGATTACGAAACCTTTATCCGCCGGAATCCCGGACTGGCCATGAAGCTTGCCTACCGTTTCGAGAAATAA
- a CDS encoding Fe-S-containing hydro-lyase, translated as MVWTTIRLYAPLTDNDIETLHAGDRILLNGYVYTARDEAHRRLVELIDNGRPLPKKLDLNGAIIFYVGPTPARPGKIIGSAGPTTAARMDKYAITLMEHSGIKGMIGKGERSHEFRDACKRYKNIYFAATGGVAAFLSKYIKSSEIVLYEDLGAEAIHKLKIVDFPVIVVNDIFGRDFYEIGRKNHSTSIQDILNTLT; from the coding sequence ATGGTCTGGACGACGATACGGCTTTATGCCCCACTCACCGACAATGACATCGAAACCCTTCATGCCGGCGACAGAATCCTTCTCAATGGGTATGTGTACACGGCGCGTGATGAAGCCCACCGAAGGCTGGTGGAACTGATCGATAACGGACGGCCCCTCCCGAAAAAACTGGACCTGAACGGTGCGATCATCTTCTACGTCGGACCCACCCCCGCACGGCCCGGTAAAATAATCGGTTCGGCGGGACCTACCACGGCGGCTCGTATGGACAAGTACGCCATCACATTGATGGAACATTCCGGCATCAAGGGAATGATCGGAAAAGGTGAACGGTCGCATGAGTTCCGGGACGCCTGCAAACGGTATAAGAATATCTATTTTGCCGCGACCGGGGGCGTCGCAGCCTTTCTCAGCAAATATATTAAATCATCCGAAATCGTGCTGTACGAGGACCTCGGCGCCGAAGCGATACACAAACTCAAAATCGTCGATTTCCCCGTTATCGTTGTCAATGATATTTTCGGGAGAGATTTTTATGAAATCGGGCGTAAAAACCACAGCACGTCCATTCAGGATATCTTGAATACATTAACCTGA
- a CDS encoding J domain-containing protein gives MASLFESLGKDIELALIITRDPVLRDILDTIQKLGDRIATFFLRIKELIKAQSVNRKVTFVVDYFFRNYSIISEHTRASRSIIRYVLNKLDWLKDHSNRIIESLKSLYAELLSIQIDCEALYRAYFNENLDFDFGLDPEHEMKQVQQIMTQERAFTILNISEGVNRNQVKLAFRRLAKKLHPDINPDVDKEEFIQAENAYKIALAIVKK, from the coding sequence ATGGCAAGCCTTTTCGAATCCCTGGGCAAGGATATAGAGCTTGCGCTGATTATCACCCGCGATCCGGTGCTCAGGGATATCCTCGACACGATTCAGAAACTCGGTGACAGAATCGCCACCTTTTTTTTGAGAATAAAAGAATTGATAAAGGCTCAGAGTGTCAACAGGAAGGTCACGTTTGTCGTCGACTATTTTTTCAGGAACTATTCCATTATCTCCGAACACACACGCGCCTCGCGAAGTATCATACGCTATGTACTGAACAAGCTCGACTGGCTCAAGGATCACTCGAACAGGATCATCGAAAGCCTGAAAAGCCTCTATGCGGAACTCCTTTCGATACAGATCGATTGTGAAGCATTATACAGAGCATATTTCAATGAAAATCTGGATTTCGACTTCGGCCTCGATCCGGAACACGAGATGAAACAGGTTCAACAGATTATGACACAGGAACGGGCGTTTACGATCCTCAATATATCCGAAGGGGTGAACAGGAACCAGGTCAAGCTGGCTTTCAGACGGCTCGCGAAAAAACTTCACCCCGACATCAATCCCGATGTCGATAAAGAAGAGTTCATTCAGGCGGAGAATGCCTATAAAATCGCTCTCGCAATCGTAAAAAAATAG
- a CDS encoding RND family transporter, translated as MNILSKAITKKPQLIIAVIAIITAVLGYMIKDLDVEADVTAAIPSYIPEVKYFDRINEIFPKQEFFIIGLVSDNIFTGKIIRKLDTLTNEFKTIDGIGQVLGPTNVDIIEGTDEGIEVFPILETIPETAEEIEEYRKTITTNRLYKDTFISKDEKAAVILIQIEDGENREKILGRIKSIIDRHKEDGEQYRIAGEAATLTEVKAIIIKDLLFLSPIVICVILLVLFLSFRNIRGVLLPVLTVVISVIWTLGIMSVLNIPLSIMTTVVPTILIAIGSAYGIHIINRFIHDVKKGEDKKQAITETIKHTGLAVIMAGLTTVAGFLSFLSSGIEIIRGFGIFTAVGVVCALIFSITFIPALLYLLPIPGKLSTPDNATGGKKTFSLQRILSGLGDAVFRGKSIVLLAALLVIIISIIGIFKLRVESDLVQMFGRNTKIMQDNEFFNRYFSGTMTLQVVIESDEADKIKEPEVLREIDDFQKYVDGFDIVGSSQSIAGMIKEMNRVMNGDNEKFYRIPDSKKLIGQYLLLYSLTGNESTLENIVNYDYSKANITIFVKSVNLKKLEEFEEHIRTYIRDNFDRDGLEINVTGRISTIMVLSDLIVQSQLLSIVISLVLVFLITAVIFRSVILGVISTIPIIITICLNFGLMGLLDIPLDLATVLIASVAIGIGIDYSIHYISHYKTERNNGASVLDAIKNTNSTTGKAIIYNACSVGFGFLVLVLSSLASIGVLGAMIALTMFVTSMGSMTLIPAILAVVEKRSFFRKSLYKKSPDALSGME; from the coding sequence ATGAATATATTATCAAAGGCCATCACGAAAAAACCGCAGCTTATCATTGCCGTGATTGCAATAATCACCGCCGTCCTGGGCTACATGATTAAAGATCTGGATGTCGAGGCGGATGTTACTGCGGCAATACCGTCCTACATACCGGAAGTGAAATATTTCGACAGGATCAACGAGATATTCCCGAAACAGGAGTTCTTCATTATCGGACTGGTGTCAGACAATATTTTTACCGGCAAAATCATCCGCAAACTGGATACGCTGACGAACGAGTTCAAAACCATCGACGGTATCGGGCAGGTTTTGGGTCCCACCAATGTGGATATTATCGAAGGGACGGATGAAGGGATCGAAGTTTTTCCGATCCTCGAAACAATACCCGAAACTGCGGAAGAAATCGAGGAATACAGAAAAACGATTACGACAAACCGCCTCTACAAGGACACCTTTATTTCAAAAGACGAAAAAGCCGCCGTTATCCTGATTCAGATCGAAGACGGCGAAAACAGGGAAAAAATACTCGGCCGGATCAAGTCCATTATCGACCGGCACAAAGAAGACGGCGAACAATACAGAATCGCGGGTGAAGCAGCAACTTTGACGGAAGTCAAAGCCATTATCATAAAGGACCTTCTCTTTCTTTCCCCGATCGTCATTTGCGTCATCCTCCTGGTTTTATTCTTGAGTTTCAGGAACATAAGGGGGGTCCTGCTGCCGGTTCTTACCGTTGTCATAAGTGTTATATGGACCCTCGGGATCATGTCGGTCCTCAACATACCGTTGTCGATCATGACGACGGTCGTTCCGACGATTCTCATCGCGATCGGTTCCGCCTACGGCATCCATATCATCAACAGGTTTATCCATGACGTAAAAAAAGGGGAAGACAAAAAACAGGCGATAACGGAAACCATCAAACACACGGGGCTGGCCGTGATCATGGCGGGCCTGACGACCGTGGCCGGTTTTCTTTCGTTTTTGAGTTCCGGGATCGAGATCATAAGGGGATTCGGAATATTCACCGCCGTGGGGGTCGTGTGCGCCCTCATCTTTTCCATCACCTTCATTCCCGCACTTCTCTATCTCCTCCCGATTCCCGGAAAATTATCGACCCCGGACAACGCAACCGGCGGCAAAAAAACCTTCTCTCTGCAAAGAATATTATCCGGACTGGGCGATGCCGTATTTAGAGGAAAATCGATCGTTCTGCTTGCGGCCCTGCTTGTCATTATCATATCGATTATAGGCATATTCAAGCTGCGGGTGGAGAGCGATTTGGTTCAGATGTTCGGCAGGAATACCAAAATCATGCAGGACAATGAATTCTTCAACAGATATTTTTCCGGTACGATGACGCTACAGGTCGTTATCGAAAGCGATGAAGCGGATAAAATAAAGGAACCGGAAGTCCTCAGGGAAATAGACGATTTTCAGAAGTATGTCGACGGTTTCGATATCGTCGGAAGTTCACAATCGATAGCCGGCATGATCAAGGAAATGAACCGCGTGATGAACGGGGATAATGAAAAATTTTACAGGATTCCGGATTCCAAAAAACTGATCGGACAGTACCTGCTTCTTTATTCGTTGACCGGCAATGAAAGCACGCTCGAAAATATCGTCAACTATGATTACAGCAAGGCCAACATAACGATATTCGTAAAAAGCGTTAATCTGAAAAAACTCGAGGAATTCGAAGAACATATCAGAACCTATATACGCGACAATTTCGACCGGGACGGCCTTGAAATCAATGTCACCGGGCGTATTTCAACGATAATGGTCCTGAGCGACCTGATCGTTCAAAGCCAGCTTCTGAGTATCGTTATTTCACTCGTTCTGGTATTCCTGATTACCGCCGTCATATTCAGATCGGTAATACTGGGAGTCATTTCGACAATACCCATTATCATTACCATCTGCCTGAACTTCGGGCTAATGGGATTGCTCGATATACCGCTCGATCTGGCGACCGTCCTGATCGCGAGCGTCGCCATCGGGATCGGCATCGATTACTCCATCCATTATATAAGCCACTACAAAACGGAACGCAACAATGGCGCCTCTGTTTTGGACGCAATCAAAAACACCAACTCGACGACGGGAAAGGCGATCATCTACAACGCCTGCTCGGTCGGGTTCGGATTCCTGGTCCTCGTCCTTTCGAGTCTGGCGAGTATCGGTGTCCTGGGGGCGATGATCGCCCTGACCATGTTCGTCACATCGATGGGGTCGATGACATTGATACCGGCCATCCTGGCGGTGGTGGAAAAAAGATCCTTTTTCAGGAAGTCTCTGTACAAAAAATCGCCGGATGCGTTATCCGGCATGGAATAA
- a CDS encoding fumarate hydratase — protein sequence MRKIDVNDIKQTIENLFIAANFDLPNDVLEAVKQARETESSLTAKEILGQILKNADIAHQEELPLCQDCGVALVFMDIGQDVFFTGGDLRLAINEGVRSAYTSAYLRKSIVKSPIDRKNTGDNTPAIIYFDIVPGDTVSITVLPKGGGCENMSALAMLNPSDGINGVKRFVLETVYKGGANPCPPTIVGVGLGGSFDYAAFLAKKALLRPVGTPNDDPKLDTLEKELLSGINALGIGPLGMGGKTTAFAVHILESPCHIASLPVAVNMECHSHRHKEATI from the coding sequence ATGCGAAAGATTGACGTCAACGATATAAAACAAACAATCGAAAACCTCTTTATTGCCGCGAATTTCGACCTTCCGAACGACGTTCTGGAGGCGGTGAAACAGGCACGGGAGACCGAATCGTCTTTGACCGCCAAGGAAATTCTCGGCCAGATTCTCAAGAACGCCGATATCGCTCATCAGGAGGAACTTCCCCTTTGCCAGGATTGCGGCGTCGCCCTGGTATTCATGGATATCGGTCAGGATGTTTTCTTCACGGGCGGCGATCTCAGGCTGGCGATCAATGAGGGGGTTCGTTCGGCTTATACCTCCGCATACCTGCGGAAATCGATCGTGAAAAGCCCGATCGACAGGAAAAACACCGGGGATAATACGCCGGCCATCATATATTTCGATATCGTCCCCGGCGACACGGTATCGATCACGGTCCTCCCGAAGGGCGGCGGATGTGAAAACATGAGTGCGCTTGCCATGCTGAATCCCTCGGACGGCATCAATGGCGTCAAGCGATTTGTCCTCGAGACGGTATACAAAGGGGGCGCGAACCCGTGTCCCCCCACCATTGTCGGCGTGGGACTCGGCGGGAGTTTCGACTACGCGGCATTCCTGGCAAAAAAGGCGCTCTTACGGCCTGTCGGGACGCCGAACGACGATCCGAAACTCGACACACTCGAGAAGGAACTTCTTTCGGGAATCAATGCGCTGGGTATCGGCCCGCTCGGCATGGGCGGAAAGACAACGGCGTTCGCCGTTCATATTCTCGAATCCCCGTGTCATATCGCATCGCTTCCGGTTGCGGTCAATATGGAGTGTCACAGCCATCGGCACAAGGAGGCGACGATTTAA
- a CDS encoding cellulase family glycosylhydrolase has translation MKTDGIWIKDDEGRTLILRGVNLGGNSKIPARPDGSSHKKESLLHPETVSFIGRPFPLDEADEHYSRLASWGLTFIRFLITWEAVEHAGPGVYDEDYLDYLEQVCEAAARYGIDLFIDPHNDMWSRWTGGDGAPAWTMELLGMDILKFHETGSAFVHSFYNGRPPSMIWTTNRYKLGAATMFTLFFGGTDFAPHTLLDGVPVQEFLQHHFIGAVKRVAGRLCRLPNVTGYDTLNEPLAGYIGYRHLGRHGLNPLRIRDTPTPFQSMLAASGYPQKVPRYSSGTIFPVRTGSAIINPNGISLWKEGYECIWKRHGVWTDKGRRSKQPELLKPFYFSFRQNRSVDFAEDYLKPFLRRFIREIATVKPKTLFFIEGPVGNDYFSWSEKDGKNVVNAHHWYDALTIMSKKFRTFITVDTIKERVILGAERVKRAVVRQLRLLGKTSFDRMGRIPTLIGEFGIPFDGEKKKAYRTRDFSAYERAFDLYFYAMDKNLLHCTLWNYSADNTAVYGDGWNGEDFSVFSRDLQDDPASIDSGAKALFGFVRPYAKKISGRPLAMSFNRKTGRFRLTFDHDSSCGGATEIFIPSVHYPSGITVTLSCGTWEFDPSASLLAVRPPASRSVCEITVFPAGTKGK, from the coding sequence TTGAAAACAGACGGGATATGGATCAAGGACGATGAAGGAAGAACACTCATTCTGCGCGGCGTCAACCTCGGCGGCAACAGCAAGATTCCGGCCCGGCCGGATGGTTCCAGTCATAAAAAGGAATCACTCCTCCACCCCGAAACGGTTTCCTTTATCGGCCGGCCTTTTCCCCTCGACGAGGCGGACGAGCATTATTCGCGGCTTGCCTCGTGGGGTCTCACCTTTATCCGTTTTCTCATAACGTGGGAGGCCGTCGAACACGCGGGCCCGGGAGTATACGATGAAGATTACCTGGACTACCTCGAACAGGTGTGCGAAGCGGCGGCGCGGTACGGCATCGATCTCTTTATCGATCCCCACAATGACATGTGGAGCAGGTGGACGGGGGGCGACGGGGCGCCCGCGTGGACGATGGAGCTTCTCGGCATGGATATATTGAAGTTCCATGAAACCGGTTCCGCGTTCGTCCATTCCTTTTATAACGGCAGGCCCCCGTCGATGATATGGACGACAAACCGGTATAAACTCGGAGCCGCCACAATGTTCACCCTTTTTTTCGGCGGGACCGATTTCGCCCCCCACACACTCCTCGACGGGGTACCGGTTCAGGAATTCCTGCAGCACCACTTCATCGGTGCAGTCAAACGGGTCGCCGGACGGCTTTGCCGTCTTCCGAATGTCACGGGGTACGATACCCTGAACGAACCCCTTGCGGGGTATATCGGTTACCGCCATCTCGGCCGGCACGGGCTGAATCCCCTCCGCATAAGGGATACACCCACCCCCTTCCAATCCATGCTGGCGGCTTCGGGGTATCCGCAAAAGGTTCCGCGGTACTCATCCGGTACCATCTTCCCCGTCAGAACCGGCTCGGCGATCATTAACCCGAACGGTATCTCTCTCTGGAAAGAGGGATACGAATGCATCTGGAAACGGCACGGCGTCTGGACGGATAAAGGGCGCCGTTCGAAACAGCCGGAACTACTCAAGCCCTTCTATTTTTCCTTCAGGCAAAACAGGAGCGTTGACTTTGCCGAAGATTATCTTAAGCCTTTTTTGAGGCGTTTTATCCGGGAAATAGCCACAGTAAAACCGAAAACACTCTTTTTTATCGAGGGACCGGTAGGAAACGACTATTTTTCATGGTCGGAAAAAGACGGAAAAAACGTCGTGAACGCGCACCACTGGTACGATGCATTGACGATTATGTCAAAAAAGTTCAGGACGTTCATCACCGTCGATACGATAAAGGAAAGAGTCATTCTCGGCGCGGAAAGGGTAAAGCGGGCCGTCGTGCGGCAGCTTCGTCTGCTGGGGAAAACCTCCTTTGACAGGATGGGCCGTATTCCCACATTGATCGGCGAGTTCGGAATACCCTTTGACGGTGAGAAGAAAAAAGCGTACCGTACCCGGGATTTTTCAGCATATGAGCGGGCGTTCGATCTTTATTTTTATGCAATGGACAAGAATCTTCTGCATTGCACGCTTTGGAATTACTCGGCGGACAACACCGCGGTATACGGCGACGGGTGGAACGGGGAGGATTTTTCCGTATTCAGCAGAGACCTTCAGGACGATCCGGCGTCCATCGATTCGGGGGCAAAAGCCCTTTTCGGTTTCGTGAGGCCGTACGCGAAAAAAATTTCAGGCAGACCGCTCGCCATGTCATTCAACCGGAAAACGGGACGATTCAGACTGACGTTCGATCACGATTCTTCCTGCGGGGGGGCCACGGAAATATTCATACCCTCCGTCCATTATCCGTCCGGAATCACTGTTACCCTCTCCTGCGGAACATGGGAATTCGATCCTTCGGCGTCGCTTCTGGCCGTTCGCCCGCCCGCATCGAGGAGTGTGTGCGAAATTACCGTATTTCCCGCCGGTACAAAGGGAAAATAA